One Ancylobacter novellus DSM 506 genomic window, CGCCGATGCCGACGGCGGCGAGGCCTTCGCGCCGGCGGCGCTCGGCGGCCGGCAGCAAGGGGGAGGGCGCGAACAGCACTGCCTCGGCCCGCCCGCCCAGCCAGAACAACATGTCGACCATCACGCTTTCGCCGTCCGGCAGGGGCGGCAGTGCCCGCGGGAGCGGAAGCGGCGCGGAATAGAGCACGTCCTCCGGCGCGAACAGGCCCGCCACGGGCGCGAGATGTTCCACGATCGCGGTGCGATGGGCGGCGATGACCTGCCGCAGATGCTCGAAATAGCCGTCGATGAACAGGGTCGCGGGACGATTCCAAGTGCCGGACAGGCGCTTGAGATGATCCGCGAGGCGGATGTCGGTCGCGACCGTCTCCTGGCCGATGGCCGGAGGCGGCAGCTCGAAGGCCTCGTCATTGAGGCGCAGCACCTTCCCCGGATGCAGCAGCACCCGGGGAAAGCGGTCCAGCGACGTCGGTCCCGTCGGCATCTTGTCGATGCCGTAGGGCACCGGCCATGGAGCCGGGCCGGCCAGCGCGATCACCGCCGGCTCTCGGGATGCCAGACCAGGATGCGGCGGCGGACGATCTCGAGGCTTTTCACCACCACGAAGCCGAGGATGATGATCTGCACGATGCCGGCGAACACGCCGACGGAATCGGCGAAGCGCCCGGCCATGATCATCGCGCCGCCGACGCCGCGCCCTCCCATCAGCATCTCGGTGACGATGGTGGTGATCATGCCCACCGGCAGCGCCACCTGCAGGCCGGTGATGATCTGCGGCATCGCCATCGGCAGATAGACCTCCCACAGGAGATCACGCTCCTTCGCCCCGAAGGAGCGGGCCGACCAGATCGGCCATTTGTCGAGGCTCGAACAGCCGGCATAGGTCGCCGCCACGATGGGGAAGAAGCAGGAGAACGCCACCATGATGATCTTCGAGGTGTCGTATATGTCGAACCACAGGATGAAGATCGGCAGGAAGGCGATCTTCGGCATCGGGAAGCCGATCGACACCAGCGGATCGAAGAACCAGCGCACCAGTGCCGAGCGCGCCATCAGTATGCCGAGCGGGATGCCGATCACGGCGCCGATGGCGAAGCCGGCGAGCGCGCGGTAGAGGGTGAGGCCGAGATCGACCAGCACCGTGCCGGCGATGAGGTCCTCCCAGATCCGCCCCAGCACCACGCTGAGCGGCGGCAGCAGGAAGGGGTTGAGGGCACCGAAGCGCGCGCCGAATTCCCACAGGCCGGCGAGCGCCGCTACTACCGCCACCTGCACGCCGATGTCGACCATGCGCGGCGACAGGGTACGGGGCGCGGGCGGCACCGGCGCCTTCTGCGTCGGTGATGTGGGGGCGCGCGCGAGCGGCTGGGCTCCAGCCATGTTCATCATGCCTCCCTCCAACGCAGCATGTGCCGGGCAAGCATCGCGTAGATGCGGTCGGCGGCGAAGCCGATGCCGGCGACGAAGAAGATCGCGGCGAACATGGCGGGGTACTGTCCGCCATCGCCGAGCGAACTGATCATGAAGCCGACGCCGTCCGTCGCGATGACGAATTCCGAGCTCACCATCAGGATGAAGGAGAAGGCGAGGGCGGTGCGGCAGCCGTTGAGGATGTCGGGCATGGCAGCGGGCAGCACGACTTCGTGCAGCACGTCGAGACGCGAGGCGCCGAGGCTGGAAGCCGACCAGAGCAGGAACGGGTTCACCCCGCGCGCGCCATTATAGGTGCCGACCACCACCGGCAGCAGGCAGCCAAGGAAGATCAGCAGGATCTTCGAGGAATCTCCGAGCCCGAGCCAGATCATCACCACCGGGATGAGCGCCGATTTCGGCATCGGGTAGAAGATCTGCACGATGGGATTGACCAGCAGCCGCGCGGCGCGGAACTGCGCCATCATCAGCCCGACCACCACGCCGACCACGACCGCCGCGCCGAGCCCGGCGGCCGCGCGGCTCACCGAGCGGGCGGTGTTGTAGAGAAGGTCGCCGTTGACCAGCATGTCGACGAAGGCGGCGAAGATTTCCATCAGGCCCGGCAGCATCTGCTGCGAGACGATGCCGCTGAGGCCGAGGAACTCCCAGAAGACCGCCAGCACCAGCACCGGCGAGAAGCGGACCGCCAAGTCGACGGCCGCATAGGCGAGCCCGGCCGGGCGGCGCCGGCCGGCGAGGATGTCGCTCATCAATGCGCTCCCCGTGTCGCCGCCACCGCCTGTTCGCGCACCAGCCGCCAGATATGTTCGCTCAGGCCGATGAAGTCGCGGTTCTCCAGTATCTCCTCGCCGCGATCCTTCGGCAGATCGACATTTATGACGTGCTGGATGCGTCCGGGGCGGGCGCTCATGATCGAGATGCGGTCGGCGAGGAAGACCGCTTCCTGTACGTCATGGGTGACGAAGACCACGGTCTTGCGGCTGTCGCGCCAGATGGCGCGCAGTTCCTCCTGCATGACGCGGCGAGTCTGCGCGTCGAGGGCGCCGAAGGGCTCGTCCATCAGCAGGATGCCGGGATCGACCGCCAGCGTCCGCGCGATGGCCGCACGCTGCTGCATGCCGCCGGAGAGCTGCGAGGGATAGGCGTCCTCGAAGCCCGTGAGATGCACCATGTCGATGTAACGCTGGGCGCGCCGCTCGCGCTCGGCGCCGGCGACGCCCGCCTTCTTCAGTCCGTAGAGGACGTTGTCCTTCACCGTCTTCCACGGAAACAGCGCGAAGTTCTGGAACACGATGCTCCGGTCGGGCCCCGGTGCAACCACCGTGCCGGACGAGGTCGAGATCGTGCCTGCCTGCACCGGAATGAAGCCGCCGATCAGATAGAGCAGGGTGCTCTTGCCGCAGCCGGAGGGGCCGAGCAGGCAATGGAACTCGCCGTCGCCGATGTCGAGATCGATGCCGTCGAGCGCCAGCATGCCGCCGGTACGCGCGCCATAGGTGTGGGACACATCCCTTATCGAAATGCCCCTGGCAGTGTGGGCGTGCTGGCGTGAAGCGGCCGCATGAGTGGTCACGCTCATTGGCTGGCCTCGATCCGCTTCTGGGCTTCCTTGACGAAGCTCAGATCGACATGGTCCGGCTCGACCTTGATGCCGGCAGGCGCGAGACCGAGATCGACGGCGATGTCGATGCTCTCCTGTATGGACTTCACGTTCGGCACCATGAAGGGATCGCGGAAATAGTCCTCCCTGGTGAAGAGGTGGCTCAGCGTCTCCGGCGGCTGCTGCATGAAGTTGGCGATGATCTTCACCGCCTCGGCGCGGTTCTTCGGATCGGTGAACCAGCGCACGGCGCGCACATGGTCCTCGAAGAAGTCCAATACCGCCTGGCGGTTCGCTTCGAGGAACTTGCCGTTCGCCGCCAGGAAGACGAGCTGGGACGGACCCATGGCGTCCTCGGAGGTGAACAGCACCTTGTACTTGCCGGTGGCGAGCAACTGCTTCGACATGGGCTGCAGCACGGTGCCGAGGTCGATCTTGTGCTCGTCCAGCATGGCCGGGATGTTCGGGAAGGCGACCTCGACCATGGTGTAGTCGCGCTTGTCGCGCATGCCGTTCTTGCGGAACATGGCGCGTATGGCGGTGTCCGAGGCCGAGCCGATGGCGTTGGTGCCCACCCGCTTGCCCTTCATGTCCGTCACCTTCGAGATGCCGGAGTCCGAACGGACCAGGAAGGTCTCGCTGTGATAGTCGTCGACGCCGTCCTGGATGATGTCGGCCACGACCTTCACGTCGAGCCGGGCATTGGTGACGGCCAGCGCGAGGACCAGCGGCCCGAAGGCGGCCATGTCGATCTCGCCCGCCGCCATGGCGGTGATCTGGGGGGAGGAGCCACGGAAGCGGATCGGCTCCACCGTGTAGCTCTTGCCGTAGTGCTTCAGGATGTCCGGCTTGCTGTAGAGCACCGGGATGAGATGCCCCGGCATGGTGGACCAGCCGATGCGGATCTTCACCGGGTCGGCGTGAGCGGCCGGCATTGCGCCGGGGACCGCGATGAGGGCCGCCAAAGCGGCCGCGAGCGCCAGCGCGCCGCGTCGTGTTGCCATGGTCGTCTTCTCCCGTTGCGCCGGCCTTTGGCCGATCGCTTATTGTTCTGGGCTGTATCGCAGGACGACCCACGAACCTCGCGCGGGAATCGGAGAGCGTCCCGGTCGGCTTGGCGTTTCCACCGCTGGCTTTCAGTGCCGCGGCGTCTGCTTATTTATCGGTAGATAATCACGCGGATTTTCGATCAAGTCAACGATGCAAGATGATTTGCTCTGCGTTCGCAAGTCGAATTCGCCGGAATTCGTACCCGTCGAGGCGGCGGGCGATCAGCGCCCGCCGGCGACGGGGATGACGGCCCCGGTGACATAGGCGCTGGCGGGAGAGGCGAGCCACATCACTACGTCGGCGACTTCCTCGGCCGTGCCGGGACGCCGCATCGGAATGGAAGGGGCGAGACGCTCCAGCCGGTCCGGCGCGCCGGCCACCGCATGCAGATTGGTGGCGATGAGGCCGGGCGCGACGGCGTTGACGCGGATGCCTTCCGCCGCCACCTCGCGGGCAAGGCCGATGGTGAGGCTGTCGACCGCGCCCTTGCTGGCGGCGTAGTGCACCCATTCGCCGGCACCGCCGAGACCGGCGGCGCGCGAGGAGATGTTGACGATGATGCCGCCGCGTCCGCCATGGCGGGTCGACATGCGCCGGACCGCCTCGCGGCAGCACAGGAAGCTGCCGACCACGTTCACCGCCATGACTTCTGTGAGCGCGCTCGCGCTGATCGCCTCGACCCGGCCGAGCGGGCCGACGCCTCCGGCATTGTTGACGAGCACGTCCGGCGGGCCGAAGCGGGCATCGACCTGCTCGAACAGGGCGAGCACGTCTTCCTCGCGCGCGACATCGGCCTTGATGGTCAGGGCTTCGCCGCCGGCCGCGGCGATGTCGCGCGCGACTTGCTCCGCGCCGGCCGCATCGCCCTTGTAGCTGAACGCCACCCGGAAGCCGGCGCCCCCGGCCGCTCGCGCGATGGCGGCGCCGATGCCCTTGGAGCCGCCGGTTACGATCATCGTGCGCTGAGTGGACGTCGACATGGTGTTCTCCTCGAAGCGATGGGGACAGCAGCAGGCAATTCAACGCGTGCAGCAGAGGCTCAGAAGTCCACCCTGTCGGCGCCCTTGAGCTGAAGGATCTCGCGCGCCTCGTCGGGCGAGGCGAGTTCGAGGCCCATGCCTTCGAGGATCTGCCGCGCCTTGCGCACCTGCGCGCCGCTCGACGGGGCGAGTTCGCCCGGCCCGATCCAGAGCGAATCCTCCAGTCCGACCCGGACATTGGCGCCCATCGAGGCCGCCATGGCGGCGACGCGCAGTTGCGACGCGCCTGCGCCCAGCACCGACCAGCGGTACTGGTCGCCGAACAGCCGGTCGGCGGTGCGCTTCATGTGGATGATGTCCTCGGGGTGGGTGCCGATGCCGCCGAGGATGCCGAACACCGACTGCACGAAGAGCGGCGGCTTGACGAGGCCGCGGTCGAGGAAGTGCTTGAGATTGTAGAGATGGGCGATGTCGTAGCACTCAAACTCGAAGCGCGTGCCGTTGTCGTAGCAGGTCTCGAGTATGTACTCGATGTCCTTGAAGGAATTGCGGAAGACGAGGTCGCGCGTGGCTTCGAGATGCTGGCGCTCCCAGTCGAACTTGAACT contains:
- a CDS encoding SDR family oxidoreductase, whose amino-acid sequence is MSTSTQRTMIVTGGSKGIGAAIARAAGGAGFRVAFSYKGDAAGAEQVARDIAAAGGEALTIKADVAREEDVLALFEQVDARFGPPDVLVNNAGGVGPLGRVEAISASALTEVMAVNVVGSFLCCREAVRRMSTRHGGRGGIIVNISSRAAGLGGAGEWVHYAASKGAVDSLTIGLAREVAAEGIRVNAVAPGLIATNLHAVAGAPDRLERLAPSIPMRRPGTAEEVADVVMWLASPASAYVTGAVIPVAGGR
- a CDS encoding 3-keto-5-aminohexanoate cleavage protein, which gives rise to MAAARKVIITCACTGAIHTPSMSPHLPITPDEIIADAIGAAEAGAAILHLHARNPENGRPDQTPEAFGRFLPQIRQQTNAAINITTGGSPYMKVEERVLPAARFKPEVASLNMGSINFGLYHLLDRYKEFKFDWERQHLEATRDLVFRNSFKDIEYILETCYDNGTRFEFECYDIAHLYNLKHFLDRGLVKPPLFVQSVFGILGGIGTHPEDIIHMKRTADRLFGDQYRWSVLGAGASQLRVAAMAASMGANVRVGLEDSLWIGPGELAPSSGAQVRKARQILEGMGLELASPDEAREILQLKGADRVDF
- a CDS encoding ABC transporter permease — protein: MSDILAGRRRPAGLAYAAVDLAVRFSPVLVLAVFWEFLGLSGIVSQQMLPGLMEIFAAFVDMLVNGDLLYNTARSVSRAAAGLGAAVVVGVVVGLMMAQFRAARLLVNPIVQIFYPMPKSALIPVVMIWLGLGDSSKILLIFLGCLLPVVVGTYNGARGVNPFLLWSASSLGASRLDVLHEVVLPAAMPDILNGCRTALAFSFILMVSSEFVIATDGVGFMISSLGDGGQYPAMFAAIFFVAGIGFAADRIYAMLARHMLRWREA
- a CDS encoding ABC transporter ATP-binding protein, with protein sequence MSHTYGARTGGMLALDGIDLDIGDGEFHCLLGPSGCGKSTLLYLIGGFIPVQAGTISTSSGTVVAPGPDRSIVFQNFALFPWKTVKDNVLYGLKKAGVAGAERERRAQRYIDMVHLTGFEDAYPSQLSGGMQQRAAIARTLAVDPGILLMDEPFGALDAQTRRVMQEELRAIWRDSRKTVVFVTHDVQEAVFLADRISIMSARPGRIQHVINVDLPKDRGEEILENRDFIGLSEHIWRLVREQAVAATRGAH
- a CDS encoding ABC transporter permease gives rise to the protein MAGAQPLARAPTSPTQKAPVPPAPRTLSPRMVDIGVQVAVVAALAGLWEFGARFGALNPFLLPPLSVVLGRIWEDLIAGTVLVDLGLTLYRALAGFAIGAVIGIPLGILMARSALVRWFFDPLVSIGFPMPKIAFLPIFILWFDIYDTSKIIMVAFSCFFPIVAATYAGCSSLDKWPIWSARSFGAKERDLLWEVYLPMAMPQIITGLQVALPVGMITTIVTEMLMGGRGVGGAMIMAGRFADSVGVFAGIVQIIILGFVVVKSLEIVRRRILVWHPESRR
- a CDS encoding ABC transporter substrate-binding protein, which gives rise to MATRRGALALAAALAALIAVPGAMPAAHADPVKIRIGWSTMPGHLIPVLYSKPDILKHYGKSYTVEPIRFRGSSPQITAMAAGEIDMAAFGPLVLALAVTNARLDVKVVADIIQDGVDDYHSETFLVRSDSGISKVTDMKGKRVGTNAIGSASDTAIRAMFRKNGMRDKRDYTMVEVAFPNIPAMLDEHKIDLGTVLQPMSKQLLATGKYKVLFTSEDAMGPSQLVFLAANGKFLEANRQAVLDFFEDHVRAVRWFTDPKNRAEAVKIIANFMQQPPETLSHLFTREDYFRDPFMVPNVKSIQESIDIAVDLGLAPAGIKVEPDHVDLSFVKEAQKRIEASQ